The genomic region GCTTAAAATCCTATGGTCCAAGTCGTCGATCTCAACAACTGTCGCATTATACTCTACTCTGGAGCAATGTATTTCACTTCCATTTGAGTGGAGATACTTGAGTGGAAAATCGGTGATAGAATAAATATCTGAGAGCTCTTTTCCTCCGAAGAGGTTTCCGAGGCGCTCAGAGAGATCGATAAAAAACTCGCGAAGCTCCTGAATATTCCTCGTGTAGAGATCTAACCGATAGGGATGATCTCCCATATATTCCCCGAAGTAACCGACCTGTTTTGATTCCTTTAAGAGAGTGTGTAGTGCTGTAGGATTTTTTCTGTGTTCAGTGTTAAGCGAGAACCAAAACGCATGGATGGAGTATCCCAAAAGAAAAGAGTTGATGATAACTCTTCTTGTCAGAATGCCCTTCTCAAAGAGAGCATTAAAAGCGTAGCGACACTTATGAGTTTTAGTATTGATTTGCTTGGCGAGCTCTGATAGCGAAGCGTCGCCCTGTAAGCTGATCGCTCCCAACAATTTCTGTTCAAGGGGAGAAAGTTTCAATGTGTCGCCTTACTGAAATGTGATCTGCCACTGCCTTACATTACTCAACTGTGTGAGATTCTACAAGATTGACATACTTACTTCGTACGATGAGCTACTTATTTGAGGAGAAGTATCGTCTTACCTACACTTGGGTGATGGAAGAGCCAATCCCGCTAGCAGAAAGTAGAAAGAGTGAGCTATCCAGCTCAGATCCCGGTTCACGGGGTAGTGACTGCATAAAACTCGGAAGCTATGCAGAAATAATGCTCGATGGTCAGCAGTTGGTGAAGAGTAATATCGTTGGGGACTCCACATGTTCTGAAGTAGCACTTGAAGAGGCAAAAAAACGGGTAGCGTTGACTGAGTATTATCACGATCAACTGATTGAGGCTGATGTAACGCTACCTCAGACCTACGTATGCCTTGGCAGACACTCATCCGGAGCTCCCACAGTCGAGATACACGCTCAGAAAATTTCAGCTCCCAATGCTCTTATTAAGCTGCCCACAGCGCACCTCTCCGAACAGGTAAGTACAGTAAGAGCGATTATGAAAGAAGTAGTTAAGATTATACGCACACAGTACGGCGATAGACCGATAGGTTATGATACCGGATTTGATAATTTTGTCGTTGTTGGTGACTGTGCTTACTTAGTTGACATCTATCCGCCCCGAGTTGCGCACTCAGTTGCGACAACA from bacterium harbors:
- a CDS encoding Lrp/AsnC family transcriptional regulator, producing MKLSPLEQKLLGAISLQGDASLSELAKQINTKTHKCRYAFNALFEKGILTRRVIINSFLLGYSIHAFWFSLNTEHRKNPTALHTLLKESKQVGYFGEYMGDHPYRLDLYTRNIQELREFFIDLSERLGNLFGGKELSDIYSITDFPLKYLHSNGSEIHCSRVEYNATVVEIDDLDHRILS